In Elusimicrobiota bacterium, one DNA window encodes the following:
- a CDS encoding KpsF/GutQ family sugar-phosphate isomerase, translating to MNIIKEVLKVIEIEKKTIEDLSRHIGKEYKKTVEMIFKCKGKVIVTGIGKSGLIAQKIASTFVSTGTLAVYMHTADAMHGDLGIVEKKDIVIAIGKSGESNELLAILPVIKKIGAKVISITANSSSTLSKYSDVILYTKIEKEACPLDLAPTCSTTAALVVGDALAVALMKMRHFKKKDFALYHPGGKLGKRLLLTVGDIMRSGERNPVIKINDTVKNMLFTITEKMSGAVSVVDKNGKLKGLVADYDIRKTIERGENLFKKKISEIMKPDPLYIFPNIKASKALEIMENRDKPISLLPVVDKNKKVIGMLHIHDILAKGLQ from the coding sequence ATGAATATTATTAAAGAAGTGCTCAAAGTAATAGAAATTGAAAAAAAGACAATAGAAGATTTATCACGGCACATTGGCAAGGAATATAAAAAAACGGTTGAAATGATATTCAAGTGCAAAGGTAAAGTAATAGTTACCGGTATTGGAAAGTCAGGTCTAATAGCGCAGAAAATTGCCTCAACTTTTGTTTCAACAGGAACTCTCGCGGTTTATATGCACACGGCAGATGCAATGCATGGGGATCTGGGCATTGTTGAAAAAAAGGATATTGTCATTGCAATAGGAAAATCTGGTGAAAGCAATGAGCTTTTGGCTATTCTTCCGGTAATAAAAAAAATTGGCGCAAAAGTCATTTCAATTACTGCAAACTCAAGTTCTACTCTTTCAAAATATTCCGATGTCATCTTATATACCAAAATTGAAAAAGAAGCCTGCCCGTTAGACCTTGCCCCGACTTGTTCTACCACAGCAGCTTTAGTTGTTGGAGACGCTCTTGCAGTAGCCTTAATGAAAATGAGGCATTTTAAAAAGAAGGATTTTGCGCTTTATCACCCTGGAGGAAAACTTGGGAAAAGGCTTCTTCTTACGGTAGGGGATATTATGCGTTCCGGCGAGCGAAATCCAGTTATTAAAATCAACGATACGGTAAAAAATATGCTTTTTACCATTACGGAAAAAATGTCAGGCGCCGTTTCAGTAGTTGATAAGAACGGAAAATTAAAGGGATTAGTTGCAGACTATGACATAAGAAAAACGATAGAAAGAGGGGAAAATCTTTTCAAGAAAAAAATAAGCGAAATAATGAAGCCCGATCCTCTTTATATATTCCCTAACATAAAAGCTTCAAAAGCATTAGAAATTATGGAAAACAGGGATAAACCCATATCCCTTCTGCCTGTTGTAGATAAAAATAAAAAAGTAATAGGAATGCTCCACATCCACGATATTTTAGCTAAGGGACTCCAATAA
- a CDS encoding SAM-dependent methyltransferase, which produces MNNIQRVLSSFRDPSGFVFLCDNVIYRQINYIYKENFETLMTSGLYSELVKNEYIVPHVEVSKEKLPVLDDYAYKIIKPQTIPFISYPYEWCFSQLKDAALLTLNVHKTAVRYNMALKDCSAYNVKFHKGKPVFIDTLSFEKYTEGPPWKAYRQFCQHFLSPLALMCFLDERLNKLSSVFIDGIPVELAHKILPYQSYFNIPVFLHIHMHSLLGTKHSKNIIDEKLNKKVSRHSHLALIESLETAVNNLNVKTVSSNWSEYYNENSYTKKGLEQKTVLVGEYLDKVKPETVWDLGSNDGTFSRLCAKKGIYTVSADSDYACVEKNYRECKSTGEKNIIPIVMDLVNPSPSLGWNNSERKSLAERGSCDLVLALALIHHLAISNNIPFEKIAQFLNEICKYLVIEFVPKSDPQVERLLKIRKDIFSCYDADNFEKSFLNYFSIEDKKNIPDSERVVYLMKKR; this is translated from the coding sequence ATGAATAACATACAGCGTGTTTTAAGCTCTTTCAGGGATCCAAGCGGGTTCGTTTTTCTCTGTGATAATGTAATATACAGGCAGATCAACTATATCTATAAAGAGAATTTTGAAACCTTAATGACAAGCGGATTATACAGTGAATTGGTTAAAAACGAATACATAGTTCCGCATGTTGAGGTAAGCAAAGAAAAATTGCCTGTACTGGATGACTATGCTTATAAAATAATAAAACCACAAACCATCCCTTTTATATCATATCCGTATGAATGGTGCTTTAGCCAGCTTAAAGATGCGGCGTTGCTGACTTTAAATGTTCATAAGACTGCTGTTAGATATAATATGGCATTGAAAGACTGCAGTGCTTATAACGTTAAGTTTCATAAAGGCAAACCCGTTTTTATTGATACATTATCGTTTGAAAAATATACTGAAGGCCCTCCATGGAAAGCTTATCGGCAGTTTTGCCAGCACTTTTTATCCCCTCTGGCGCTAATGTGCTTTTTGGATGAAAGATTAAACAAGTTATCAAGTGTATTTATTGACGGGATACCTGTTGAGCTTGCCCATAAAATCCTTCCATATCAATCTTATTTTAACATTCCGGTGTTTTTACATATACATATGCATTCACTGTTAGGGACAAAGCATTCTAAAAATATTATTGATGAAAAGTTAAACAAGAAAGTGAGCCGTCATTCGCACCTTGCCCTGATTGAAAGCCTGGAAACAGCCGTAAACAATCTGAATGTAAAAACGGTATCTTCTAATTGGTCAGAATACTATAACGAAAACAGCTACACAAAAAAAGGGTTAGAGCAAAAAACAGTTTTAGTTGGCGAGTATCTTGATAAGGTAAAGCCCGAAACCGTTTGGGATTTGGGAAGCAACGATGGGACGTTTAGCAGGTTGTGCGCAAAAAAAGGCATATATACCGTATCGGCAGACTCTGACTATGCTTGTGTAGAAAAAAATTACAGGGAGTGTAAAAGCACCGGAGAGAAAAACATCATTCCAATTGTAATGGATCTTGTCAATCCCAGCCCATCATTGGGTTGGAATAACAGCGAAAGGAAATCCTTGGCTGAACGCGGCTCATGCGATTTGGTGTTAGCGCTGGCTTTAATTCACCATCTGGCGATTTCCAACAACATCCCTTTTGAAAAAATAGCGCAGTTTTTAAATGAAATATGCAAGTACCTTGTAATAGAATTTGTCCCCAAGTCCGACCCTCAGGTCGAAAGACTTTTGAAAATACGGAAAGATATTTTTAGCTGTTATGACGCTGATAATTTTGAAAAATCTTTTCTGAACTATTTTAGTATAGAAGACAAGAAAAACATTCCTGATTCCGAGAGAGTTGTCTATCTGATGAAGAAGAGATGA
- a CDS encoding excinuclease ABC subunit UvrC has translation MKDAGGKIIYIGKANNIKKRIASYFRHDIESKTVAIINSLRHIDYILASSEREALILERQLIREFQPYFNSMWRDDKSYPYLKLTKKEDFPQVILSRKVIKDGSEYFGPYPHVLQIKVLLKWLQKIFKFRPCKLEFSSTSLPKEEKVKSCLYYQTEKCPAPCLKKISSKDYKEKIKGISLFLKGKFSRLEKNWEKEMGEASRNLEYEKAAELRDRITAIKTLGERVTLREIKPEDLPDSLKFTEKLKELKNVLDLSRWPIVIEGFDISNISGAESVGSMVRFQNGQPDKNEYRKYKIKTVSGINDFAMLKEVVLRRYRYFKSQNKQFPDLILVDGGKGQLSMAQEVLKDLKLKIPAVSLAKKEEEIFVPGKKNPIRLPSDSQALQLLQSIRDEAHRFALSYHHLRRKKSLGI, from the coding sequence ATGAAAGATGCCGGAGGAAAAATAATATATATCGGCAAGGCAAATAATATAAAAAAAAGAATAGCTTCATATTTTCGGCACGATATAGAAAGCAAGACCGTAGCAATAATTAATTCACTCAGGCATATAGATTATATACTCGCCTCTTCCGAACGGGAAGCCCTAATTCTTGAACGACAGCTTATAAGGGAGTTCCAGCCCTATTTTAATTCTATGTGGCGGGACGATAAATCCTACCCATATCTAAAACTCACAAAAAAAGAAGATTTTCCTCAAGTAATACTATCCAGAAAAGTTATTAAGGACGGAAGCGAATATTTCGGCCCCTACCCTCATGTTCTGCAAATAAAAGTGCTGCTAAAGTGGCTTCAGAAAATATTTAAATTCAGGCCCTGCAAACTGGAATTTAGCTCAACATCACTTCCAAAAGAAGAAAAGGTAAAGTCCTGCCTGTATTATCAAACGGAAAAATGCCCGGCTCCGTGTCTTAAAAAAATAAGTTCTAAGGATTACAAAGAAAAAATAAAAGGCATTTCTTTATTTCTCAAAGGAAAATTTAGCCGGCTGGAAAAAAATTGGGAAAAAGAAATGGGTGAAGCAAGCAGAAATCTTGAATATGAAAAAGCTGCCGAGCTGAGAGACAGGATTACCGCAATTAAGACTTTGGGGGAAAGAGTGACTTTGAGAGAAATAAAGCCCGAGGATCTTCCCGATTCGCTTAAATTTACCGAAAAATTAAAAGAACTAAAGAATGTTTTAGATCTAAGCAGATGGCCTATAGTCATAGAAGGATTTGATATATCAAATATTTCAGGGGCGGAATCTGTTGGTTCAATGGTTCGTTTTCAAAATGGCCAGCCCGACAAAAATGAATATAGAAAATACAAAATAAAAACTGTTTCAGGAATCAATGATTTTGCAATGCTGAAAGAAGTTGTTTTAAGGCGGTATAGATATTTTAAAAGTCAAAATAAACAGTTTCCAGATTTAATTCTTGTGGATGGAGGCAAAGGTCAATTATCAATGGCCCAGGAAGTGTTGAAAGATCTTAAATTGAAAATTCCGGCAGTTTCTCTTGCCAAAAAGGAAGAAGAAATATTTGTGCCGGGAAAGAAAAATCCGATAAGATTGCCCAGCGATTCGCAGGCTTTGCAGTTACTGCAGTCAATTAGAGACGAGGCTCATAGATTTGCTCTTTCGTATCATCACCTGAGAAGAAAAAAAAGCCTTGGGATTTAG